GTCTATGGCATGCACTGGCTGCTCGACGTTGATAACTGGTATGGCTATGGTCGCCGTGGCGATGGCACCAGCAAACCATCATATATCAACACCTTCCAACGGGGCGCTCAAGAATCAGTTTGGGAAACCGTGCCCCATCCATCGTGGGAAAGCTTCAATGATGGCGGCCCCTTCGGCTTCTTGAACTTGTTCACTGGCGATGCTAGCTACGCTCGCCAATGGCGCTACACCAACGCCCCCGATGCCGATGCCCGCGCTGTCCAAGCGATCTACTGGGCAAAAGTATGGGCCGACGAACAAGGTGGCTCACCAATCGTCAATGGTTTGGTAACCAAGGCCGCCAAGATGGGCGACTACTTGCGCTATGCCTTCTTCGATAAATACTTCAAGCAAATTGGTTGTACCTCAACCTCGTGTCCAGCAGGCTCAGGCTACAACAGCGCTCACTATCTGTTGTCGTGGTACTACGCTTGGGGCGGTTCGATTGGCAATGGCGGCGGCTGGGCATGGCGCATCGGCAGTAGCCACAATCACTTTGGCTATCAAAACCCAATGGCAGCCTGGATTTTGGGCAGCCAACCAGCCTTCAAACCAGCTTCAACCAATGGCGCTCGCGACTGGAACATCAGTTTGACCCGCCAAATCGAGTTCTACACCTGGTTGCAATCAAGCGAAGGCGCAATTGCTGGCGGTGCTACCAACAGCTGGAATGGCCGCTACGAAGCAGCCCCAGCCGGAACCAGCACCTTCTACAACATGGCCTACGACGAAAAACCAGTCTATCACGATCCTGCCAGCAACACCTGGTTTGGTTTCCAAGCTTGGTCGATGGAACGGGTCGCTGAATATTACTATGCTTCAGGCGATGTCAAAGCCAAAAACGTGCTCGACAAGTGGGTAACTTGGGCTTTGGTCAACACCACCTTGACCAGCAATGGCAGCTATGAAATTCCCTCAACCTTGGCTTGGACTGGCCAACCAGCTACGTGGAACGCCAGCAACCCAGCCGCGAACACCAATTTACACGTCACGGTTGTCGATAAGACCCAAGACGTAGGTGTTGCCGCTGCCTATGCCAAGACCTTGATGTACTACAGTGCTGCTACCAAGCGCTATGGCACGCAACACGTCGCTTCACAAACCATGGCCAAAGAATTGATCGACCGCATGTGGTCAGAGTATCGCGATGATAAGGGGGTTGCTAACCCAGAAACCCGCCGCGATTACAACCGCTTCGATGATCCTGTATCAGTGCCACAAGGCTGGACTGGCACCATGGCCAATGGTGATCCAATCAACAATTCATCAACCTTCTTGAGCATTCGCACCAAGTACGAAGATGATCCAGCCTTCCCAGCAGTGCAAGCCTACCTTAATGGTGGCCCTGCGCCAACCTTCACCTACCACCGCTTCTGGGCCCAAGCTGATATCGCAATGGCCTACGCCGAATACGATCGCTTGTTCCAGTAAGCTCTCACGATGCTCGCTAGCGCCGGCTGGCGAGCATCACTTAATAAATATTAACTCGGGACTTTTAGGCTATCCATTAAATATCTTAATAAATAGTAGACTGAGGGCGGCAGTAATTGATTGCCCGCCCTCTTTTTTCTCAGTTGTTCTTTTGGAGGTTGTTTGATGTTAAACCATCGCAAAATGTTACTGATGGTGGCGTTACTCACGCTACTGACCGTGCCATGGTGGCAATCCAAAGCTGCTCAAGGCAATAGCGTCAGCCCATTATTGTTCCCATACAATCAAGCTTCGGGCATTAGCTACAATGTGACCGATCTCACGCAGGCTTGGAACGAGTGGAAAAGCAATATGATTACCGCCAATAATGCTGGCGGCGGCAATCGGCTACGGGTGATGGGTGGGGTCGATAGCTCATCGACCGTCTCCGAAGGCCAAGGTTATGGCATTTTGTTTGCCTCGCTGTTCGATGACCAAACCACCCTCGATGGGTTGTGGTTGTTCACCCGCGATCACCTCGACCCCAACGGTTTGATGCACTGGCACATTGGCAATCCTGGTCAATTACGCGGCAGTTATGCCGCCACCGATGGCGATGAAGATATTGCCCTCGGTTTGCTCAACGCTTGTATCAAAGTGCGCAAGGGCGTTTGGCCAAATAGCAGCAATGGTTTAGATTATTGTAGCCTTGCCACCACCATGATCAATAACATTTACACGTATGAAGTTGATCACCCAGGTTCATCGCCAGTGGCAGGCTTGCCCAGCAACCCAGGCAACGAATTATTGCCCGGCGATGGCTGGAATTTGGCCCGCGATTATCCTGAAGGCATCGTCAATCTCTCGTATTTCTCACCTGGCTATTTCACGGTATTTGGTAAATTCACAGGCAAAACCAGCGAATGGGAAGCCGTCAACACCCGCAATTATGAAATTACCAACCTCGCTCAATCACGGCCAGGCAACTGCTCGAAGCTCGTGCCCAACTGGAACCAATATGATGGCGATGCCCAGTTAGTTTCGTGGCAGCCCGAAGAATATGCCTGGTGGAGCTATGACGCAGCCCGCTTTGCATGGCGCGTTGCCGTCGATAAAGCGTGGTACAACACCGCTAGCTCACGCGAAACCATGAACGAAGTTGGTGGTTTCTTCAGCAGCGTGGGCATCGAAAATGTGCAGGCTCGCTATCGAATGAACGGCACATCAGTTGATAATTATCGTGGGGTGTTCTT
This genomic interval from Herpetosiphon gulosus contains the following:
- a CDS encoding glycoside hydrolase family 48 protein, with product MSRHYYARGAMLLALLTMIGGLLTTQNAKPTAAAASCVVTYRIPNDWGSGFLGDVNIQNNGAAISSWTVGWSFAGNQQITNLWNGVVTQTGNQVTVRNAGWNGAIGSGGAVNFGFQGTYSGANAIPTVFTLNGVVCGETNPNPTATTPPTATTRPTNTVVVPTNTAVPPTNTTVPPTNTAVPPTATNGPTSTPRPTNTPTVVPPTSTPTQPGDDTYDQRFLEMYAELKNPANGYFSPEGVPYHSIETLIVEAPDYGHETTSEAYSYWLWLEAMYGEATGNWQPLADAWRNMEMYIIPTSQDQPSSGSYNANSPATYAGEWELPSQYPSQLQTNVSVGQDPIAAELRSAYGTSDVYGMHWLLDVDNWYGYGRRGDGTSKPSYINTFQRGAQESVWETVPHPSWESFNDGGPFGFLNLFTGDASYARQWRYTNAPDADARAVQAIYWAKVWADEQGGSPIVNGLVTKAAKMGDYLRYAFFDKYFKQIGCTSTSCPAGSGYNSAHYLLSWYYAWGGSIGNGGGWAWRIGSSHNHFGYQNPMAAWILGSQPAFKPASTNGARDWNISLTRQIEFYTWLQSSEGAIAGGATNSWNGRYEAAPAGTSTFYNMAYDEKPVYHDPASNTWFGFQAWSMERVAEYYYASGDVKAKNVLDKWVTWALVNTTLTSNGSYEIPSTLAWTGQPATWNASNPAANTNLHVTVVDKTQDVGVAAAYAKTLMYYSAATKRYGTQHVASQTMAKELIDRMWSEYRDDKGVANPETRRDYNRFDDPVSVPQGWTGTMANGDPINNSSTFLSIRTKYEDDPAFPAVQAYLNGGPAPTFTYHRFWAQADIAMAYAEYDRLFQ
- a CDS encoding glycosyl hydrolase family 8, producing the protein MLNHRKMLLMVALLTLLTVPWWQSKAAQGNSVSPLLFPYNQASGISYNVTDLTQAWNEWKSNMITANNAGGGNRLRVMGGVDSSSTVSEGQGYGILFASLFDDQTTLDGLWLFTRDHLDPNGLMHWHIGNPGQLRGSYAATDGDEDIALGLLNACIKVRKGVWPNSSNGLDYCSLATTMINNIYTYEVDHPGSSPVAGLPSNPGNELLPGDGWNLARDYPEGIVNLSYFSPGYFTVFGKFTGKTSEWEAVNTRNYEITNLAQSRPGNCSKLVPNWNQYDGDAQLVSWQPEEYAWWSYDAARFAWRVAVDKAWYNTASSRETMNEVGGFFSSVGIENVQARYRMNGTSVDNYRGVFFVANAAAAIWAAPAAQAVNCGAATGTLKTSPQQAYNMVLTTKDAPNSYYVNAWRLMSMLLLTGNFPNIYELANGVTPTNTPVPTSVPPTNTPRPTNVPPTSTPRPTNTPVTITPILTPIPTLTPIPTTIPTSVPPTNTPIAGACQISYSISNDWGSGFTADVSIRNNGAAINNWNVRWNFAGNQQISNLWNGTVSQTGQAVSVNNVGWNGFIGSGGTASFGFQASYNGSNPKPTSLTLNGTACSVAP